The Sinomonas sp. P10A9 genome includes a window with the following:
- a CDS encoding SHOCT domain-containing protein, with product MMYGYGGGGIWGWIVMGIVMLLFWGGVVALVVVLVRGVRGRSGGYGAPWPGNDDPEHILAQRFARGEIDETEFNARRDALRRRQ from the coding sequence ATGATGTACGGCTATGGTGGCGGCGGTATCTGGGGCTGGATCGTGATGGGGATCGTGATGCTCCTGTTCTGGGGCGGCGTCGTCGCGCTCGTGGTGGTCCTCGTCCGGGGTGTGAGAGGGAGATCGGGCGGCTACGGTGCCCCGTGGCCCGGCAACGATGATCCCGAGCACATCCTTGCCCAGCGGTTCGCCCGAGGCGAGATCGATGAGACCGAGTTCAACGCGCGCAGGGACGCGCTCAGGCGCAGGCAGTGA
- a CDS encoding sulfocyanin-like copper-binding protein: protein MNGSPSTRTIVLSVAAALVLTAASLLGVALLMPAGPFSLPGSPVQGTACSAPSFAGPTVKVTLSDMGSMLGGPRMRGGMRLSSDRASVPSGKVSFAVTNAGSVPHELVILPLPAGQVPGTRSVGADGRVDETGSVGEASASCAEGAGEGILPGASSWVTVELKPGTYELVCNLPGHYWAGMHTVLTAR, encoded by the coding sequence GTGAACGGCTCGCCGAGCACCCGGACGATCGTCCTCTCGGTCGCCGCGGCGCTCGTGCTCACTGCGGCGTCACTGCTCGGCGTGGCCCTCCTGATGCCGGCGGGACCCTTCTCACTGCCGGGCTCTCCGGTGCAGGGAACGGCGTGCAGCGCGCCGAGCTTCGCCGGCCCCACGGTGAAAGTGACCCTGTCCGACATGGGCAGCATGCTGGGTGGCCCGAGGATGCGCGGCGGCATGCGTCTCTCCTCCGACAGGGCCTCGGTACCCAGCGGGAAAGTCTCGTTCGCCGTCACCAACGCCGGGAGCGTCCCCCACGAGCTCGTCATCCTGCCACTCCCCGCCGGCCAGGTCCCGGGCACGCGGTCCGTGGGGGCCGACGGCCGCGTCGACGAGACCGGGTCCGTGGGCGAGGCCTCGGCGAGCTGCGCCGAGGGTGCGGGAGAGGGGATCCTCCCCGGCGCGTCGTCGTGGGTGACCGTCGAGCTGAAGCCCGGCACGTACGAGCTGGTCTGCAACCTGCCGGGCCACTACTGGGCTGGCATGCACACCGTTCTCACCGCGAGGTGA
- a CDS encoding PaaX family transcriptional regulator C-terminal domain-containing protein, translating into MRYDGQGRAGAAIVDFPRPQRGGTSQHLLVTLLGEFWRSTDLWLPTRAIVRLAGDVGLSRSAVTTALSRLAARGVLENDGGGRASRYRFTAEARARLVIGARQVGQFGDPGIPWDRFWTAVAFSVPESEREIREAFRARLKWLGFAPVYGALWFSPRDRMDQVREVAQGYGVEDYMAFRVEDGGFEGRRPAIVDTAEPPRRYAEFADANEAALERMRAGAVGPAEGFRLRIEVLDEWRAFPWDDPGMPYELLPDDWPLLRARESFVAIFEATAPLVERHVRTVLGESAPEALAGVVVPAML; encoded by the coding sequence GTGCGCTATGACGGACAGGGGCGGGCTGGCGCCGCCATCGTCGACTTCCCCCGGCCCCAGCGCGGGGGCACGAGCCAGCACCTCCTCGTGACCCTGCTCGGCGAGTTCTGGCGGAGCACTGACCTGTGGCTCCCCACCCGGGCGATCGTCCGGCTCGCCGGGGATGTGGGGCTCAGCCGTTCCGCCGTCACGACTGCCCTGAGTCGGCTTGCTGCGCGGGGAGTCCTCGAGAACGACGGCGGGGGGCGGGCTTCGCGGTACCGCTTCACCGCGGAGGCACGCGCCAGGCTCGTCATCGGTGCCCGTCAGGTGGGCCAATTCGGGGACCCCGGGATCCCATGGGATCGGTTCTGGACCGCGGTGGCCTTCTCGGTCCCCGAGTCGGAGCGCGAGATCCGCGAGGCATTCCGGGCGCGCCTCAAGTGGCTCGGGTTCGCCCCCGTCTACGGCGCGCTCTGGTTCTCGCCGCGCGACCGGATGGACCAGGTGCGGGAGGTCGCCCAGGGGTACGGGGTCGAGGACTACATGGCGTTCCGCGTCGAGGACGGGGGGTTCGAGGGCCGGCGCCCGGCCATCGTCGACACCGCCGAGCCGCCCCGGCGCTACGCCGAGTTCGCTGATGCGAACGAGGCGGCCCTCGAGCGGATGCGCGCCGGGGCCGTCGGGCCGGCGGAGGGGTTCCGTCTGCGGATCGAGGTCCTGGACGAGTGGCGTGCCTTCCCCTGGGACGATCCGGGGATGCCGTACGAGCTCCTCCCCGACGACTGGCCGCTCCTGCGCGCCCGGGAGTCGTTCGTGGCCATCTTCGAGGCGACGGCGCCCCTCGTGGAGCGCCATGTCCGCACGGTCCTCGGCGAGTCTGCCCCCGAAGCGTTGGCCGGTGTCGTCGTTCCCGCGATGCTGTGA
- a CDS encoding DUF3237 domain-containing protein → MAQTPQPPALEYVGTLSVLIAEPIDVGPTPEGHRRIIPITGGTVSGPRLSGRVLPGGADFQILHTPELSQLEARYAIETEDGAIVSVDNAAIRAGSAEALGRIARGEPVDPAEVYFRCAPRLRSSAPRWDWVNRTLFVGTGERYPDRVVVHAFAVA, encoded by the coding sequence ATGGCCCAGACACCACAGCCGCCCGCGCTCGAGTACGTCGGAACCCTCTCTGTCCTCATCGCCGAACCGATCGATGTGGGCCCCACGCCCGAGGGGCACCGGAGGATCATCCCGATCACGGGCGGCACCGTGTCCGGCCCACGGCTCAGCGGGCGAGTGCTCCCGGGAGGCGCCGACTTCCAGATCCTGCACACCCCGGAGCTCTCGCAGCTCGAGGCGCGCTACGCGATCGAGACGGAGGACGGCGCCATCGTCTCCGTGGACAACGCCGCGATCCGCGCCGGCTCCGCCGAGGCGCTGGGCCGGATAGCGCGCGGCGAGCCGGTGGATCCGGCCGAGGTCTACTTCCGGTGTGCGCCCCGGCTGAGGAGCTCGGCCCCGCGATGGGACTGGGTCAACCGGACGCTCTTCGTGGGAACCGGCGAGCGGTATCCCGACCGCGTCGTCGTCCACGCCTTCGCCGTCGCCTAG
- the malQ gene encoding 4-alpha-glucanotransferase — protein sequence MADADDLLRELAGRHGVATSFWGWGGALKEVSPQTLRSVLGALGVPAGSPEEMRAALEDADLAAWRRILPPTTVAREGHDTTVLAHIPHGSAVSVWVTAEDGTEYPALQVENWDEPRTVDGVLTGRAAFLLPEGLPLGWHTLHAQNEGGTAEATLVVTPDRLTTTDRLADRQRWGLMGQLYSVRSSRSWGVGDFADLGDLAAIGAAEGASFVLVNPLHAAEPAPPIEDSPYLPTTRRFVNPLYLRVEDIPDYAYLTGEDRAEVEALAGEFAASNASADLLDRNASYTAKLEALDMIWRVPRSRAREDAYRRFCDGAGPGLDDFALWCALAERPDGPGLHEEAWPPPASARADLLREQLADRIDFHRWLQWVSDEQLDAAQRTARAAGMEIGLLHDLAVGVRPDGADAWVLADVLARGVAVGAPPDMYNQQGQNWSQPPWHPVRLAESGYAAYRDMLRTILRHAGGIRVDHVLGLFRLWWVPEGALPGDGAYVHYDHEALVGILALEAQRAGAIVIGEDLGVFEPWVRDYLAERGIFGTSILWFEYDGERPLPPEKYRQACLTSVNTHDLPPTAGYLAGEHVRLRETLGLLERSVEEELAAAEAEIDGVLGLLRERGLLPAEVSLADEQRVIEALYELTALTPSSLLGVALVDAVGDRRTQNQPGTYLEHPNWRIPLTGADGNGILLDDLHRNPRFASLLAVMRSAVDG from the coding sequence ATGGCGGATGCAGACGATCTCCTGCGCGAATTGGCCGGTCGGCACGGTGTGGCGACGTCGTTCTGGGGCTGGGGCGGGGCCCTGAAGGAAGTGTCGCCACAGACCCTGAGGTCCGTGCTCGGCGCGCTCGGCGTGCCTGCGGGGTCCCCCGAGGAGATGCGCGCCGCGCTCGAGGACGCCGACCTCGCCGCATGGCGCCGCATCCTCCCTCCGACCACGGTGGCCCGCGAGGGCCACGACACCACGGTGCTCGCACACATTCCCCACGGGAGCGCGGTCTCGGTCTGGGTGACGGCGGAGGACGGCACCGAATATCCTGCCCTGCAGGTCGAGAACTGGGACGAGCCGAGGACGGTCGACGGCGTCCTCACCGGTCGCGCTGCCTTCCTCCTTCCCGAGGGCCTCCCCCTCGGCTGGCACACCCTCCACGCCCAGAACGAGGGAGGCACCGCCGAGGCCACCCTCGTGGTCACGCCAGACCGGCTCACCACGACAGACCGCCTCGCGGACCGGCAGCGATGGGGCCTCATGGGCCAGCTCTACTCGGTGCGGTCGTCCCGCTCGTGGGGCGTCGGTGACTTCGCGGACCTCGGCGACCTCGCCGCCATTGGAGCGGCCGAGGGCGCGAGCTTCGTCCTCGTCAACCCGTTGCACGCGGCCGAGCCGGCACCGCCCATCGAGGATTCCCCCTACCTGCCCACCACCCGGCGGTTCGTCAACCCGCTCTATCTCCGGGTCGAGGACATCCCCGACTATGCCTATCTCACCGGGGAGGACCGCGCGGAGGTCGAGGCACTGGCGGGCGAGTTCGCGGCGTCGAACGCCTCAGCAGACCTCCTGGACCGCAACGCCTCCTACACCGCCAAGCTCGAGGCCCTCGACATGATCTGGCGGGTTCCCCGGAGCCGCGCACGCGAGGACGCGTACCGCCGGTTCTGCGACGGCGCTGGGCCGGGCCTGGACGACTTCGCGCTCTGGTGCGCGCTCGCCGAGCGGCCCGACGGACCCGGTCTGCACGAGGAGGCGTGGCCTCCGCCAGCCAGCGCGAGGGCGGACCTCCTCCGGGAGCAGCTCGCGGACCGGATCGACTTCCACCGCTGGCTCCAGTGGGTCAGCGACGAGCAGCTCGACGCGGCCCAGCGCACCGCGCGGGCGGCCGGCATGGAGATCGGCCTGCTGCACGACCTCGCCGTGGGTGTGCGGCCGGACGGCGCCGACGCATGGGTGCTGGCGGACGTCCTGGCCCGCGGCGTGGCGGTCGGGGCGCCGCCGGACATGTACAACCAGCAGGGGCAGAACTGGAGCCAGCCGCCCTGGCACCCCGTGCGTCTGGCCGAGTCGGGCTACGCGGCGTACCGGGACATGCTGCGCACCATCCTCCGGCACGCCGGAGGGATCCGCGTGGACCACGTCCTCGGGCTCTTCCGCCTCTGGTGGGTCCCGGAGGGCGCACTGCCCGGTGATGGCGCGTACGTCCACTACGACCACGAGGCGCTCGTGGGCATCCTCGCGCTCGAGGCCCAGCGCGCCGGCGCGATCGTGATCGGCGAGGATCTGGGCGTCTTCGAGCCGTGGGTGCGGGACTACCTGGCCGAGCGGGGGATCTTCGGCACCTCGATCCTGTGGTTCGAGTACGACGGCGAGCGCCCCCTCCCGCCGGAGAAGTACAGGCAGGCGTGCCTCACGAGCGTGAACACCCATGACCTCCCGCCGACCGCGGGCTACCTCGCAGGCGAGCACGTGCGGCTCCGCGAAACACTGGGACTGCTCGAGCGCTCCGTCGAGGAGGAGCTCGCCGCCGCCGAGGCCGAGATCGACGGCGTCCTCGGGCTCCTCCGCGAGCGCGGACTGCTCCCAGCGGAGGTCAGCCTCGCCGACGAGCAGCGCGTCATCGAGGCGCTGTACGAGCTGACAGCGCTCACGCCCTCGTCCCTGCTCGGCGTCGCGCTCGTGGATGCGGTCGGCGACAGGCGCACGCAGAACCAGCCCGGCACCTACCTCGAGCATCCGAACTGGCGCATTCCCCTCACGGGCGCCGATGGCAACGGCATCCTCCTCGACGACCTGCACCGCAATCCGCGCTTCGCCTCACTCCTCGCGGTGATGCGCAGCGCGGTGGACGGCTAA
- a CDS encoding heavy metal translocating P-type ATPase, translating to MASRDMASHDMTAQLHAGHGDPHAVHTHGEHMGHSVAMFRDRFWLTLGLSLVVVIFSPMFWHLFGAMPPTFRGSEWIGPVLGTAIFFYGGMPFLKGGVGELKARQPGMMLLIGMAITVAFAASWATSLRIGGFDLDFWWELALLVTIMLLGHWLEMRALGASQGALAALAALLPDEAERVAEDGGTETVPAADLAPGDLVLVRAGGRLPADGRIEEGTAELDESMITGESKTVTRGPGSAVVAGTVATDTSVRVRVEAVGESTALAGIQRMVADAQASSSRAQALADRAAAFLFYFATGAGVLTFVAWTLLGDLPTAVTATVTVLVIACPHALGLAIPLVIAISTERAAKGGVLVKDRLSLERMRTVGVVLFDKTGTLTKGAPELFDVAAARGGDEQDLLALAAAVELESEHPVARAIVRAAAGRGLTVPRATGFQSSAGRGVAATVDGTLVQVGGPALLAEFGIDTPSELSRAVDGWKARGASVLHVIRDAQVVGVLALEDSVREESRTAVKALQQRGIRVAMITGDAQQVADAVATDLGIDEVFAQVLPQDKDRRVADLQRRGLKVAMVGDGVNDAPALARADVGIAIGAGTDVAIESAGVVLAGNDPRSVVSVVELSRASYRKMWQNLVWATGYNVITVPLAAGVLAFAGVRLSPAAGAILMSLSTIVVALNAQLLRRLDLDPRKVAEGH from the coding sequence ATGGCCTCCCGCGACATGGCTTCGCACGACATGACGGCCCAGCTCCACGCAGGCCACGGCGACCCCCACGCGGTCCACACCCATGGGGAGCACATGGGCCACTCGGTGGCCATGTTCCGCGACAGGTTCTGGCTCACGCTGGGGCTCTCCCTCGTCGTCGTGATCTTCAGCCCGATGTTCTGGCACCTGTTCGGCGCGATGCCGCCCACGTTCCGGGGGAGCGAGTGGATCGGTCCCGTGCTCGGCACGGCGATCTTCTTCTACGGCGGAATGCCCTTCCTCAAGGGCGGCGTCGGCGAGCTGAAGGCGCGACAGCCCGGGATGATGCTGCTGATCGGAATGGCGATCACGGTCGCGTTCGCGGCCTCGTGGGCCACGAGCCTGCGCATCGGCGGGTTCGACCTGGATTTCTGGTGGGAGCTCGCCCTCCTCGTGACCATCATGCTGCTGGGGCACTGGCTCGAGATGCGTGCGCTCGGCGCATCGCAGGGTGCGCTCGCCGCACTCGCGGCGCTCCTGCCGGACGAGGCGGAGCGCGTTGCGGAGGACGGCGGCACTGAGACCGTCCCTGCCGCCGACCTCGCCCCCGGCGACCTCGTCCTCGTCCGCGCCGGCGGGCGCCTCCCCGCGGACGGCCGCATCGAGGAGGGCACCGCCGAGCTCGATGAGTCGATGATCACTGGCGAGTCCAAGACCGTCACCCGTGGGCCGGGCAGCGCCGTCGTCGCCGGAACCGTCGCGACCGACACGAGCGTGCGCGTCCGCGTCGAGGCAGTCGGGGAGTCGACGGCGCTCGCCGGCATCCAGCGCATGGTCGCCGACGCGCAGGCCTCCTCCTCCCGCGCCCAGGCGCTCGCTGACCGGGCGGCGGCGTTCCTCTTCTACTTCGCGACGGGCGCGGGTGTCCTCACTTTCGTTGCATGGACCCTCCTCGGCGACCTCCCGACGGCGGTCACGGCTACCGTCACGGTCCTGGTGATCGCGTGCCCGCATGCCCTCGGCCTCGCCATCCCGCTCGTCATCGCCATCTCGACCGAGCGCGCGGCGAAGGGCGGCGTCCTGGTCAAGGACCGCCTCTCGCTCGAGCGCATGCGCACGGTCGGCGTGGTGCTGTTCGACAAGACCGGAACCCTGACCAAGGGAGCGCCGGAGCTCTTCGACGTCGCTGCCGCACGCGGTGGCGACGAGCAGGACCTCCTCGCCCTCGCGGCGGCCGTAGAACTGGAAAGCGAGCACCCGGTGGCACGGGCCATCGTCCGTGCTGCCGCCGGGCGCGGGCTCACCGTGCCCCGTGCCACGGGATTCCAGTCCAGCGCAGGCCGCGGCGTCGCGGCCACGGTCGACGGTACGCTCGTCCAGGTCGGTGGCCCCGCCCTGCTGGCCGAGTTCGGGATCGATACGCCGTCCGAGCTCTCCCGCGCCGTCGACGGGTGGAAGGCCCGTGGCGCGTCGGTACTCCACGTGATCCGCGACGCTCAGGTGGTGGGCGTCCTCGCGCTCGAGGACTCGGTCCGCGAGGAGTCGCGGACGGCCGTGAAGGCCCTGCAGCAGCGCGGGATCCGTGTCGCGATGATCACGGGCGACGCCCAGCAGGTCGCCGACGCCGTCGCCACGGACCTCGGCATCGACGAGGTCTTTGCCCAGGTCCTGCCCCAGGACAAGGACCGACGCGTGGCCGACCTCCAACGTCGCGGCCTCAAGGTCGCCATGGTCGGCGACGGCGTCAACGACGCCCCTGCCCTCGCCCGTGCCGACGTGGGCATCGCGATCGGCGCCGGGACGGACGTCGCGATCGAGTCCGCCGGGGTCGTGCTCGCCGGAAACGACCCGCGCTCAGTCGTCTCGGTCGTGGAGCTCTCGCGGGCAAGCTACCGCAAGATGTGGCAGAACCTCGTGTGGGCCACCGGCTACAACGTGATCACGGTGCCTCTGGCTGCGGGCGTCCTGGCGTTTGCTGGCGTCAGGCTCTCGCCGGCCGCCGGCGCCATCCTCATGTCGCTGTCCACGATCGTCGTGGCGCTCAACGCACAGCTGCTGCGCCGCCTCGATCTGGACCCGCGCAAGGTCGCCGAGGGCCATTGA
- a CDS encoding DUF302 domain-containing protein, which produces MAYTLTTQVPLPYAEAIDAIKAALAEQGFGVLTEIDIRKTFTAKLGPEAGDSVGDYVILGACNPNLASRAIAAEPEMGALLPCNVVVRRGPDAESTTIEAIDPQTMVQLSSSAHVREVADDAGTRLRAALAALPL; this is translated from the coding sequence ATGGCATACACCCTGACCACCCAGGTTCCCCTTCCCTACGCCGAGGCGATCGACGCGATCAAGGCTGCCCTCGCCGAGCAGGGGTTCGGCGTCCTGACCGAGATCGACATCCGGAAGACGTTCACCGCCAAACTCGGCCCTGAGGCCGGCGACTCCGTAGGCGACTACGTGATCCTCGGCGCCTGCAATCCGAACCTCGCGAGCAGGGCGATCGCCGCCGAGCCTGAGATGGGCGCGCTCCTGCCGTGCAACGTCGTGGTGCGCCGCGGCCCCGACGCCGAGTCGACCACCATCGAGGCGATCGACCCCCAGACCATGGTGCAGCTCAGCTCGAGCGCGCACGTGCGGGAGGTCGCGGACGACGCCGGCACCCGCCTCCGCGCGGCTCTCGCGGCCCTGCCACTCTGA
- a CDS encoding CocE/NonD family hydrolase: protein MACSILIENDVETLLSDGTILRSTVYRPVAEGERFPVLMTRTPYGRDLSVNSAYFNPATVAAAGFVVILQDVRGRFGSDGEFRPGEQEADDGAEAVEWAARLPYSSGRVGMWGRSYFGESQWRAARRAPHGLGALAPGVCAAGNADNGALFRGGAFELGSRLSWGHGSISLDTIRREFAGDPERLRLELEAWRELDASFADGTAYRTLPLTDLKSRAGTFMESHIIPSTGADPGGEASAAWDWPVSEPVPLPTLHIGGWFDIFLPNTLGQYRLQLEASRQDPAVPRPRLIIGPWSHASFTALFPDTAFAGASSAAVGAYGDLSSIHAEWFRHALADGPEPAMPPVLVYVMGEDRWQGFDELPEPSQRRELFLSSAGALGEAPGVEASASYSYDPLDPVPSTGGSTMHLGADFPGPAEQSAVEARDDVLTFTGEPLGEALTVFGDVTAHLYASSSAVDTDFVVRLCRVTPDGRSVALADGIVRASWRDACAHDGVFRAGMPRRPLTPGAVEEYTVSLWSTACTFAAGDRIRIQVTSSCHPRWDRNLNTGARAFDSSDTVVAHQRLHLGAGAPSRITFGVLERRGELA from the coding sequence GTGGCCTGCAGCATCCTCATCGAGAACGACGTCGAAACCCTGCTCAGCGACGGCACCATCCTCCGCTCCACCGTCTACCGGCCCGTGGCCGAGGGCGAGCGCTTCCCTGTGCTGATGACGCGGACGCCGTACGGGCGGGACCTGTCCGTCAACTCTGCCTACTTCAACCCGGCTACGGTCGCCGCCGCGGGCTTCGTGGTGATCCTCCAGGACGTGCGGGGCCGGTTCGGCTCGGACGGCGAGTTCCGTCCGGGCGAGCAGGAGGCGGACGACGGCGCCGAGGCCGTCGAGTGGGCAGCCCGCCTCCCGTACTCCTCGGGCAGGGTGGGCATGTGGGGCCGCTCGTACTTCGGCGAGTCGCAGTGGCGAGCCGCCCGGCGCGCCCCGCACGGCCTCGGAGCCCTTGCGCCGGGGGTCTGCGCTGCCGGCAATGCGGACAACGGAGCGCTCTTCCGGGGCGGGGCGTTCGAGCTCGGCTCGCGGCTGAGCTGGGGACACGGCTCGATCTCCCTCGACACCATCCGCCGCGAGTTCGCCGGCGACCCCGAGCGCCTGCGCCTCGAGCTGGAGGCTTGGCGCGAGCTGGACGCCTCGTTCGCCGACGGCACGGCCTACCGCACGCTCCCGCTCACCGACCTCAAGTCCCGCGCGGGCACGTTCATGGAGTCGCACATCATCCCCTCGACCGGTGCCGATCCGGGCGGGGAGGCGTCGGCGGCCTGGGACTGGCCCGTCTCCGAGCCCGTCCCGCTGCCCACACTCCACATCGGCGGGTGGTTCGACATCTTCCTGCCCAACACCCTCGGCCAGTACCGGCTCCAGCTCGAGGCGTCCCGTCAGGACCCTGCCGTCCCGCGGCCGCGCCTCATCATCGGGCCCTGGAGCCACGCGAGCTTCACGGCGTTGTTTCCCGACACGGCGTTCGCGGGTGCCTCGTCCGCGGCCGTCGGCGCCTACGGGGACCTCTCCTCCATCCACGCGGAGTGGTTCCGCCACGCGCTCGCGGACGGCCCCGAGCCCGCCATGCCGCCGGTGCTCGTGTACGTCATGGGCGAGGACCGGTGGCAAGGGTTCGACGAGCTGCCCGAGCCCTCCCAGCGGCGCGAGCTGTTCCTCTCCTCGGCCGGTGCCCTCGGTGAGGCGCCCGGCGTGGAGGCATCGGCGTCGTACAGCTACGATCCGCTCGACCCGGTCCCCTCGACCGGCGGCTCGACGATGCACCTCGGTGCGGACTTCCCGGGCCCGGCCGAGCAGTCCGCCGTCGAGGCCCGCGACGACGTCCTGACCTTCACTGGCGAGCCCCTCGGGGAGGCACTCACCGTCTTCGGCGACGTGACAGCGCACCTGTACGCGTCGTCGTCGGCCGTCGATACGGATTTCGTGGTGCGGCTGTGCCGCGTCACTCCGGACGGCCGCTCGGTGGCCCTCGCGGACGGGATCGTGCGCGCCTCATGGCGGGACGCGTGCGCGCACGACGGCGTCTTCCGGGCCGGGATGCCGCGGCGTCCCCTCACGCCGGGAGCAGTCGAGGAGTACACGGTCAGCCTGTGGTCCACCGCGTGCACGTTCGCCGCCGGCGACAGGATCCGCATCCAGGTCACGTCGAGCTGCCACCCCCGGTGGGACAGGAACCTCAACACGGGGGCGAGGGCCTTCGACTCGTCCGACACCGTGGTGGCACACCAGCGGCTCCACCTCGGGGCCGGGGCGCCGAGCCGGATCACGTTCGGGGTCCTTGAACGGCGGGGAGAACTTGCATGA
- a CDS encoding AAA family ATPase, whose product MTNWYVITGGPSSGKTTTVNLLKERGYATTIEDARHYIDLQRLGGRTVEEIRARQAEFQRNVLAIEIEQEGRLDPEQMVFLDRAIPDSLAYYRFLHLEPEPALLQALERVNYRKVFVLDLLPMVNDYARTEDAAAQQQIHELITDVYMALPFPVVKVPPLEASARVDYILARL is encoded by the coding sequence GTGACGAACTGGTACGTCATCACCGGAGGGCCCAGCTCGGGCAAGACGACCACGGTCAACCTGCTCAAGGAGCGCGGCTATGCGACCACCATCGAGGATGCGAGGCACTACATCGACCTCCAGCGGCTCGGTGGGCGCACCGTCGAGGAGATCCGCGCGCGCCAGGCGGAGTTCCAGCGCAACGTGCTCGCGATCGAGATCGAGCAGGAGGGGCGCCTCGATCCGGAGCAGATGGTCTTCCTCGACCGGGCCATCCCCGACTCGCTCGCCTACTACCGGTTCCTCCACCTCGAGCCGGAGCCCGCGCTCCTTCAGGCGCTCGAGCGCGTCAACTATCGGAAGGTGTTCGTGCTCGATCTCCTCCCCATGGTCAACGACTACGCGCGGACCGAGGACGCCGCGGCGCAGCAGCAGATCCACGAGCTCATCACCGACGTCTACATGGCCCTGCCATTCCCCGTGGTGAAGGTCCCGCCCCTCGAGGCCTCCGCCCGCGTCGACTACATCCTGGCGAGACTGTAG
- a CDS encoding MFS transporter — protein MTRTTFPDTVVLQETRMTAGPTSAASAVAAHAPGQHARKAAMASFAGSTLEYYDFFIYGSASALIFNKIFFPGIDPLLGQFLSMATLGIGYVVRPLAAGFIGHFGDRIGRKQMLVFTLVSMGLATFLIGCLPPTAAIGAAAPILLVLLRVVQGISAAGESVGAVTLSLEHAPSGRRAFFASWVNTGAAAGIMLASLAFLLVSLMPQADLVAWGWRLPFLASIGVAVAGFVIRRRLPEAELFEEARGAEKSHELPLKVVLRDYWPTVIKVVIFGVWAVVSTIVSAFSLSYATNNHLVSSSIMLAATIVTAALALVAQPLFGILADRIGRKPVFITGNVICAASIFAYFWSISQGSVPLVFATQIVVMVVGYGMVNPLGPAIVAEMFPTRIRYSGAAVSSQLGLIVTGFAPTIAAAVVRPGPDGWVPVAVFTAICCGISALVTLVWVRETYRVDTHELGARTGG, from the coding sequence GTGACGCGCACCACATTCCCTGACACCGTCGTCCTCCAGGAGACCCGCATGACCGCCGGCCCCACCTCCGCAGCCAGCGCCGTGGCTGCCCACGCCCCAGGGCAGCACGCACGCAAGGCCGCCATGGCGAGCTTCGCCGGAAGCACGCTCGAGTACTACGACTTCTTCATCTACGGCTCGGCCTCAGCCCTGATCTTCAACAAGATCTTCTTTCCGGGCATCGACCCGCTCCTCGGCCAGTTCCTCTCGATGGCCACCCTCGGCATCGGCTACGTGGTCCGTCCTCTCGCCGCGGGGTTCATCGGCCACTTCGGCGACCGGATCGGCCGGAAGCAGATGCTCGTCTTCACCCTCGTCTCGATGGGCCTCGCGACGTTCCTCATCGGCTGCCTTCCGCCCACGGCCGCGATCGGGGCCGCCGCGCCGATCCTGCTCGTGCTCCTGCGCGTGGTCCAGGGCATCTCGGCAGCCGGCGAATCAGTTGGCGCCGTCACGCTCTCCCTCGAGCATGCCCCTTCGGGCCGGCGCGCGTTCTTCGCAAGCTGGGTCAACACGGGCGCCGCGGCGGGCATCATGCTGGCCTCGCTGGCCTTCCTGCTCGTCTCGCTCATGCCGCAGGCCGACCTCGTCGCGTGGGGATGGCGTCTTCCGTTCCTCGCGAGCATCGGCGTCGCCGTGGCCGGCTTCGTGATCCGCCGCCGCCTTCCGGAGGCCGAGCTGTTCGAGGAGGCGCGCGGCGCAGAGAAATCCCACGAGCTTCCGCTCAAGGTCGTGCTGCGGGACTACTGGCCCACGGTGATCAAGGTCGTCATCTTCGGGGTGTGGGCCGTCGTGTCCACGATCGTCTCGGCCTTCAGCCTCTCCTACGCCACGAACAACCACCTCGTCTCGAGCAGCATCATGCTCGCAGCCACGATCGTCACCGCAGCCCTCGCCCTCGTGGCCCAGCCGCTCTTCGGGATCCTCGCTGACCGGATCGGCCGCAAGCCCGTCTTCATCACCGGCAACGTGATCTGCGCGGCGTCGATCTTCGCGTACTTCTGGTCCATCTCGCAGGGGAGCGTGCCGCTCGTCTTCGCCACCCAGATCGTCGTCATGGTGGTCGGCTACGGCATGGTGAACCCGCTCGGCCCCGCCATCGTCGCCGAGATGTTCCCCACCCGGATCCGTTACTCCGGCGCCGCCGTCTCGTCCCAGCTCGGCCTCATCGTGACCGGCTTCGCGCCCACGATCGCCGCCGCCGTCGTGCGTCCGGGCCCTGACGGATGGGTGCCGGTGGCCGTCTTCACCGCCATCTGCTGCGGCATCTCGGCGCTCGTCACCCTCGTCTGGGTCCGCGAGACCTACAGGGTCGACACCCACGAGCTCGGCGCCCGGACTGGGGGCTGA